The proteins below come from a single Aegilops tauschii subsp. strangulata cultivar AL8/78 chromosome 6, Aet v6.0, whole genome shotgun sequence genomic window:
- the LOC141025787 gene encoding uncharacterized protein, producing the protein MGFTREFMEVQAHGNTKLHVIHTNDLHKATTTIEQYERHLQFERHKIVGVDLSVGKDHPVLLFQLSAADKNCTKFDNFLADPTYTFVGFSIDGDIEMLGRVGLEIAHFVDIQKEWRVPTATKPLDSLGDVSGILVHDVELTNAERSR; encoded by the exons ATGGGATTCACCAGGGAATTCATGGAGGTGCAGGCCCACGGCAACACAAAGTTGCACGTGATCCACACCAATGACTTGCACAAGGCGACGACCACCATTGAGCAGTACGAGCGACACCTCCAGTTCGAGCGCCACAAGATCGTCGGAGTTGAT CTCTCCGTCGGCAAGGATCATCCGGTGCTGCTCTTCCAACTGAGCGCGGCCGACAAGAACTGCACCAAGTTCGACAACTTCCTCGCGGACCCCACGTACACGTTTGTTGGCTTCTCCATCGACGGCGACATAGAGATGCTCGGCCGCGTCGGACTGGAGATCGCCCACTTCGTCGACATCCAGAAGGAATGGAGGGTGCCTACAGCTACCAAGCCTCTGGACTCCCTTGGGGACGTCTCAGGCATCCTTGTCCACGACGTAGAGCTCACCAACGCAGAACGCAGTCGCTAG